In Papaver somniferum cultivar HN1 chromosome 1, ASM357369v1, whole genome shotgun sequence, a genomic segment contains:
- the LOC113287582 gene encoding importin subunit alpha-2-like isoform X5 — MAEEEKEKYKRIRSIEVVVVVFKFHQKKMNILKIGRMELSTRTIENTEVVIEQGAIPIFVALLSSPSDDVRDQTKPALPALKRLINSTDEVLTDSCWALSYMTVQMKTKLLLRLVHVTDLLSYCFTHLLLYSFNIVTGDDRHPQTTKLLQD, encoded by the exons ATGGCAGAAGAGGAAAAGGAAAAATATAAGAGAATAAGATCGatagaagtggtggtggtggtttttaAATTTCATCAGAAAAAGATGAACATCCTAAAGATTGGTAGGATGGAGTTATCTACAAGGACTATTG AGAATACCGAAGTGGTCATTGAGCAGGGAGCTATCCCAATCTTTGTGGCGCTTCTCAGTTCCCCCAGTGATGATGTTCGAGACCAG ACAAAGCCTGCACTCCCTGCTCTTAAGCGTCTTATTAATTCCACTGATGAAGTACTTACAGACTCGTGCTGGGCGCTTTCTTATATGACGGTACAAATGAAAACCAAGCTGTTATTGAGGTTGGTGCATGTCACCGACTTGTTGAGTTACTGTT TCACCCATCTCCTACTGTACTCATTCAATATTGTTACTGGAGATGATCGTCATCCCCAG ACTACAAAACTACTACAAGATTGA
- the LOC113287582 gene encoding importin subunit alpha-1a-like isoform X1 — MIDLNFCIPLMTSYYLWINPRLLIDEVIQSGLVPRFVQFLQREDFPQLQVDTCSEIELENTEVVIEQGAIPIFVALLSSPSDDVRDQTKPALPALKRLINSTDEVLTDSCWALSYMTVQMKTKLLLRLVHVTDLLSYCFTHLLLYSFNIVTGDDRHPQTTKLLQD; from the exons ATGATTGATCTGAATTTCTGTATTCCTTTAATGACCTCGTATTATTTATGGATAAACCCAAGACTTTTGATTGATGAAGTGATCCAGTCAGGCTTAGTTCCTCGTtttgttcagtttcttcagagGGAGGACTTTCCACAACTTCAAGTGGATACTTGCTCTGAAATTGAGTTAG AGAATACCGAAGTGGTCATTGAGCAGGGAGCTATCCCAATCTTTGTGGCGCTTCTCAGTTCCCCCAGTGATGATGTTCGAGACCAG ACAAAGCCTGCACTCCCTGCTCTTAAGCGTCTTATTAATTCCACTGATGAAGTACTTACAGACTCGTGCTGGGCGCTTTCTTATATGACGGTACAAATGAAAACCAAGCTGTTATTGAGGTTGGTGCATGTCACCGACTTGTTGAGTTACTGTT TCACCCATCTCCTACTGTACTCATTCAATATTGTTACTGGAGATGATCGTCATCCCCAG ACTACAAAACTACTACAAGATTGA
- the LOC113287582 gene encoding importin subunit alpha-1a-like isoform X3, whose product MIDLNFCIPLMTSYYLWINPRLLIDEVIQSGLVPRFVQFLQREDFPQLQVDTCSEIELENTEVVIEQGAIPIFVALLSSPSDDVRDQTKPALPALKRLINSTDEVLTDSCWALSYMTVQMKTKLLLRLVHVTDLLSYCFTHLLLYSFNIVTGDDRHPQQ is encoded by the exons ATGATTGATCTGAATTTCTGTATTCCTTTAATGACCTCGTATTATTTATGGATAAACCCAAGACTTTTGATTGATGAAGTGATCCAGTCAGGCTTAGTTCCTCGTtttgttcagtttcttcagagGGAGGACTTTCCACAACTTCAAGTGGATACTTGCTCTGAAATTGAGTTAG AGAATACCGAAGTGGTCATTGAGCAGGGAGCTATCCCAATCTTTGTGGCGCTTCTCAGTTCCCCCAGTGATGATGTTCGAGACCAG ACAAAGCCTGCACTCCCTGCTCTTAAGCGTCTTATTAATTCCACTGATGAAGTACTTACAGACTCGTGCTGGGCGCTTTCTTATATGACGGTACAAATGAAAACCAAGCTGTTATTGAGGTTGGTGCATGTCACCGACTTGTTGAGTTACTGTT TCACCCATCTCCTACTGTACTCATTCAATATTGTTACTGGAGATGATCGTCATCCCCAG CAGTAA
- the LOC113287582 gene encoding importin subunit alpha-2-like isoform X6 has translation MFWDSGNTVFTFFLQREDFPQLQVDTCSEIELENTEVVIEQGAIPIFVALLSSPSDDVRDQTKPALPALKRLINSTDEVLTDSCWALSYMTVQMKTKLLLRLVHVTDLLSYCFTHLLLYSFNIVTGDDRHPQTTKLLQD, from the exons ATGTTCTGGGATTCTGGCAATACAGTCTTTACTTTC tttcttcagagGGAGGACTTTCCACAACTTCAAGTGGATACTTGCTCTGAAATTGAGTTAG AGAATACCGAAGTGGTCATTGAGCAGGGAGCTATCCCAATCTTTGTGGCGCTTCTCAGTTCCCCCAGTGATGATGTTCGAGACCAG ACAAAGCCTGCACTCCCTGCTCTTAAGCGTCTTATTAATTCCACTGATGAAGTACTTACAGACTCGTGCTGGGCGCTTTCTTATATGACGGTACAAATGAAAACCAAGCTGTTATTGAGGTTGGTGCATGTCACCGACTTGTTGAGTTACTGTT TCACCCATCTCCTACTGTACTCATTCAATATTGTTACTGGAGATGATCGTCATCCCCAG ACTACAAAACTACTACAAGATTGA
- the LOC113287582 gene encoding importin subunit alpha-1a-like isoform X4, which translates to MIDLNFCIPLMTSYYLWINPRLLIDEVIQSGLVPRFVQFLQREDFPQLQVDTCSEIELENTEVVIEQGAIPIFVALLSSPSDDVRDQTKPALPALKRLINSTDEVLTDSCWALSYMTVQMKTKLLLRLVHVTDLLSYCFTHLLLYSFNIVTGDDRHPQ; encoded by the exons ATGATTGATCTGAATTTCTGTATTCCTTTAATGACCTCGTATTATTTATGGATAAACCCAAGACTTTTGATTGATGAAGTGATCCAGTCAGGCTTAGTTCCTCGTtttgttcagtttcttcagagGGAGGACTTTCCACAACTTCAAGTGGATACTTGCTCTGAAATTGAGTTAG AGAATACCGAAGTGGTCATTGAGCAGGGAGCTATCCCAATCTTTGTGGCGCTTCTCAGTTCCCCCAGTGATGATGTTCGAGACCAG ACAAAGCCTGCACTCCCTGCTCTTAAGCGTCTTATTAATTCCACTGATGAAGTACTTACAGACTCGTGCTGGGCGCTTTCTTATATGACGGTACAAATGAAAACCAAGCTGTTATTGAGGTTGGTGCATGTCACCGACTTGTTGAGTTACTGTT TCACCCATCTCCTACTGTACTCATTCAATATTGTTACTGGAGATGATCGTCATCCCCAG TAA
- the LOC113287582 gene encoding importin subunit alpha-1a-like isoform X2 → MIDLNFCIPLMTSYYLWINPRLLIDEVIQSGLVPRFVQFLQREDFPQLQVDTCSEIELENTEVVIEQGAIPIFVALLSSPSDDVRDQTKPALPALKRLINSTDEVLTDSCWALSYMTVQMKTKLLLRLVHVTDLLSYCFTHLLLYSFNIVTGDDRHPQCIIEL, encoded by the exons ATGATTGATCTGAATTTCTGTATTCCTTTAATGACCTCGTATTATTTATGGATAAACCCAAGACTTTTGATTGATGAAGTGATCCAGTCAGGCTTAGTTCCTCGTtttgttcagtttcttcagagGGAGGACTTTCCACAACTTCAAGTGGATACTTGCTCTGAAATTGAGTTAG AGAATACCGAAGTGGTCATTGAGCAGGGAGCTATCCCAATCTTTGTGGCGCTTCTCAGTTCCCCCAGTGATGATGTTCGAGACCAG ACAAAGCCTGCACTCCCTGCTCTTAAGCGTCTTATTAATTCCACTGATGAAGTACTTACAGACTCGTGCTGGGCGCTTTCTTATATGACGGTACAAATGAAAACCAAGCTGTTATTGAGGTTGGTGCATGTCACCGACTTGTTGAGTTACTGTT TCACCCATCTCCTACTGTACTCATTCAATATTGTTACTGGAGATGATCGTCATCCCCAG TGTATCATTGAACTTTAA